From a region of the Zingiber officinale cultivar Zhangliang chromosome 4B, Zo_v1.1, whole genome shotgun sequence genome:
- the LOC121978034 gene encoding cytochrome P450 71A1-like — MFYQSSLLLVMWWFLFFVFCLRWTRSKKSPVDRPPAVPGLPVFGNLHQLGSLPHRSLRALAEKHGPVMALRLGRVPTVVVSSPAGAQEVLKTRDLAFANRPDSSLADRIFYSSQDLAFSKYGEPWRQMRRIGVLHLLNQKQVHSFRKVREEEADALVARIRSAAGCPVNLSDMIIDFTSDLICRVALGQTYADSKGGGSQLRALFGEFMELMGQFPVRDYIPWLAWVDWLSGLDDRARKIGLEIDALLEKVIDEHRRSKLTDKIDTNDMDLVDVLLSLGDRNDDDAPSSTNISLTMDNIKGLILDMVAAGTASTKATLEWAMAELIRHPEEMAKVQEEIRRVAGPKGEEIREEALEGMGQLKAVLKETLRLHPPGPLLLPRESTESTELQGYCIPKGTRVIVNGWAIARDPALWDKAEEFLPERFLGDSGAGALDFKGSDFRYLPFGGGRRGCPGSGFAIAAVEVVLASLLYHFDWEMPGGLSAEEMDMDEVFGLIIQKKSSVILQGRTKPHF; from the exons ATGTTCTATCAATCTTCTCTTTTGCTTGTTATgtggtggtttctcttcttcGTGTTCTGCCTCCGGTGGACACGGTCCAAGAAATCACCGGTCGACCGTCCCCCTGCGGTACCGGGTCTCCCTGTCTTTGGGAACCTCCACCAGCTCGGCTCCCTCCCGCACCGCTCCCTGCGAGCGCTCGCCGAGAAGCATGGCCCCGTCATGGCCCTCCGCTTGGGCCGCGTCCCCACCGTCGTCGTCTCCTCTCCGGCGGGCGCCCAAGAGGTCTTGAAGACCCGCGACCTCGCCTTCGCGAACCGCCCGGACTCGAGCCTCGCCGACCGAATCTTCTACAGCTCGCAGGACCTGGCCTTCAGCAAGTACGGCGAGCCGTGGCGCCAAATGCGGCGCATCGGCGTCCTCCACCTCCTCAACCAGAAGCAGGTGCACTCCTTCCGCAAGGTCCGGGAGGAGGAGGCCGACGCCCTCGTCGCCAGGATCCGCTCCGCCGCTGGCTGTCCGGTGAACTTGAGCGACATGATCATCGACTTCACGAGCGACCTCATCTGCAGGGTGGCGCTCGGCCAGACGTACGCCGACTCCAAGGGCGGTGGCAGCCAGCTCCGGGCGCTGTTCGGGGAGTTCATGGAACTCATGGGTCAGTTCCCGGTGCGCGACTACATCCCCTGGCTGGCCTGGGTCGATTGGCTGAGTGGCCTGGACGACAGAGCGAGGAAAATCGGGCTAGAGATCGACGCTCTGCTCGAGAAAGTAATAGATGAGCATCGCCGGAGTAAGCTCACCGACAAAATCGACACCAACGACATGGATCTGGTCGACGTCTTGCTCTCCTTGGGTGATCGCAACGACGACGACGCTCCTTCCTCCACCAACATTTCGCTCACCATGGACAACATCAAAGGCCTCATTTtg GACATGGTTGCCGCAGGAACTGCCTCAACGAAAGCAACGTTAGAATGGGCCATGGCGGAGCTAATCCGGCACCCTGAAGAAATGGCAAAAGTGCAAGAGGAGATCCGGCGAGTCGCCGGACCCAAaggagaagaaataagagaagaggCCTTAGAAGGGATGGGTCAATTGAAGGCGGTGCTGAAGGAGACACTCCGTTTGCACCCGCCAGGTCCTCTGTTGCTCCCTCGAGAATCGACGGAGAGCACCGAGCTCCAGGGCTACTGCATCCCCAAGGGCACGAGGGTGATCGTCAATGGCTGGGCGATCGCAAGAGATCCTGCTTTGTGGGACAAGGCCGAGGAGTTCCTGCCTGAGAGGTTCCTGGGCGATTCCGGCGCCGGTGCACTCGACTTCAAGGGGAGCGACTTCAGGTACCTGCCGTTCGGAGGAGGTCGGAGAGGCTGCCCGGGCTCCGGGTTCGCCATTGCCGCAGTGGAGGTTGTCCTCGCGAGCTTGCTGTACCATTTCGACTGGGAGATGC